The following DNA comes from Vigna radiata var. radiata cultivar VC1973A chromosome 4, Vradiata_ver6, whole genome shotgun sequence.
TGAAATCATCCACAGTAATATGAAAAAccattataaaatgttatttgtaataattcttaaactatttaattagttaaacatgattaataatcaatatttcttaatttaactaaagaagaaaaaaacagtaaaaatagatgatttaataaaaaaacaagtagAAATAATAATTCTGTTTATTATTATCgacgtaattttttttaaaaataccagtaattaattatgagtgtagtataataattacatttacaaaattacttaaaaacacCTGTTACAGTCCAAGTGCCTCTGGCTGGTCCCTTATCTTCCTCCTCCTCGCCGCCGTCCCCCGCCTATTACAAGCTTACACCGCCCTCAACGCCTCCCCCTGCCTCCGCGACCTTTGGTCCCTCCAAATCGGCTTCTCCCTCAATGCCGACAACTGCCGCCGCCTCCTCGACGATAAGAGGGATCCACGCAGTGTGATCAACTTCATCCTCCATGTCACATTGATCCAGCCAACATGTCTATGCTAGCGTAGAATAGGGAAAGGAAAATTGTGATAACTAGATTGTTATTTGGTGTTTGTGCAGTGATTTGCCTTTTATTTCTAATAAGTTCATATATGTGAATGATTGTTTTTACAGGAAAATACATTTTGTAAGAACTCTCACCTGTGAAGCTTTGATGACATTCTACTCAAAACTTATCTCTGAGCTTGGGCGTGGACCACTGGCAACAAACAAGCTTCAAAGGTCACCATCCTATGATCTGCTTTTGCCACTGTTTCATACTCTAGCTTGTTGTTAATCACAATTGGGTTCCTTCTCTTTATGGTTTCTTTTGTTAAGGACAAGAAGTTTCGTAGTTTCTTTCTAAAATACACAGTGAACTTAGTTTTAAGACCCCTAATCCAACATAACTGACGTCATTTTTTATCCAAAtgaaaaacacatttatttCTGTTCTCTAAGGCACTCTGATCATCTTCCCTAAATGCATCACCTTCAAAATATTTGCTTCATACTCTTATTTTTATTcagaataatgttttttttattcttataatttgattagttacaaaaaaaaataaaattcgtttCAGTCTGCGGGTAATCAATAGACATGTTTTAACCTACTTGTCTCTTCATAATATGTATGTCTGGTGCTCTCTAGTTTGCTTAAAATCTACAACTCTGAATGTATGAGTAAGATAATAGTCGTATCCGGGAGTTTCAACTTCTTCCGCTCTAGTTTGTGAACACTTACTTGTTCCAATTACTGACATAGTAGAAGTGATGTCACATTCCATTTACATTGATAATCAGGACATGATTGATAGAAGTTATCGCTGAATATTATGCACGTTTGCAATCTGCTTCAAGTTATGGACCACAATGAATTGGTTATGCTTGACAATGAATTGTAGAACTTATGATATCTTGAAATTGgatgaaaggaaaaattatatttaagaacaAGTATTAAGATACTATGGTGTGGTAGTATTGTCCATTGTGAATATAATTATAGGAAGATACGATAAATGtccaaacaatataaaaaagggtGTTCTTCAGATCTGAACTGTAATAAAATTGACTTGCTGAAGAACATTATTTCAACCAAAACTGAAGAAAAGGACAGATACAATTCACTATTATTGATACATGGAAATTCACGATGTTGTGGATGGATCTATATACAGTATAGTACACGGAGTTTCCCGTGGGGAGTATTTATCttagtttctgttttttttccgtattttttctttttccttgacCCTCTTTTTTTACTCCATCACCTATAGTATGTCTTATCTCAACATATGTCGTTAGAATGCAATAGCATCAAAATGAGAGATCTGCCACATAACACAAAGCATAGTAGTGTTCGGTTGAACAGGCTTACACTGATTTTTGAACACACAATATTGTTGGATTAGAACAATATTTGACATAGTTCTTGCTCTTATTTTAGTGCTCCTGATTTTTTAATACCAAATTGTGTTTATACTTTGCAGAGATTGCTTATTCTGGTTATGCTGTCTTGTTAAACATGCTCCAACTATTGTGTCATCCCCTACCAAGGCTTCATATTTCAGGTCCTTTAAATCTCACAATCACGAGTGCATGCATCAAAGAACTTACAGAACACTGAGGAATCTTTCGGGAGTTCCCTCCTTGTCTTCTTGGTCAGGTCTTCTTTTAATGCAGCAACCAAATATCTTTGGAAGGCAAGGTATTCTGGGAAGCTGGCTCCCTGCCAGGTACATAAATAATGAATCAGTTGAGCTGAAGACTGACAATGATGTTGTGCGGTTCTCTCTGGACAAGTCCGATGATATTGATTCAACAAAAAAGAGCCAGAAgaacaaaaaagttaaaatgtCTAAAAAAGCTAAAGTGAATGAGCTCAGGTTCTACCGTTTGAAGGCTAAGAAAAAGATGAATTCCCCAAATCCAGAGATTAGAATTAGATATAAGCTTGAAAAGGTTGGCTTTCATTGCAACTTTAAGTTCTAGTTTAAAGCTTTATCGTCCATGTTTTTGGACATGCTCTAATTTTCAAGCAGGTAACAATGGTATAAGCATTATTCTGCTATTCACTAAATtaatatgtttcttttctttgttgtaTGTgtgttgaaataataaatattgctGCTTATGGATCTGTAAGCAAATTCCTCCATGaaattgtattttgtatttGGGAAAGTTTGTGAAgctatatttttcattaagaCATGATTACTTTGAATATGAAATAATACAGACATGATTTAGTGACTCAGATAGGCTGGAACGATGCTTTGTTCTTTTCatccttaatttttattttgtaatgtgGGGGTCttttgttttaacttataattCTACAGGCCAAGCGGAAGGAAGCTTGGTTGATTGAGAAGCTGAGAAAATATGATGTACCAAAACCCCCTCCAGAAACATTTGATCCTGAAATTTTAACTGAGGAGGAAAGGCATTACCTGAAGCGCACAGGTGACAAAAAGAAACATTATGTTCCAGTCGGGAGACGGGGAGTATTTGGGGGGGTAGTTCTTAATATGCATCTTCACTGGAAAAATCATGAAACCGTAAAGGTTACCTGCAAGCCTTGCAAACCAGGGCAAGTACATGAATATGCTGAAGAGCTTGCTCGACTGAGCAAAGGCATTGTAATTGACATCAAGCCAAATAATACCATCATCTTTTACCGTGGAAAGAACTACGCGCAACCGGAAGTAATGTCTCCTCCAAATACATTATCAAAAGCAAAGGTAATTTACATTGCAATTGTTATTAATTGGCTAAATGTGTTTGGTGATAAATATATTAcgttatttttattgaaattatagGGTACTCATATTATTATGACATTTGTATTATGATGTGATAAGAGAAACTAACCCAATAGTTCTATTTTCTTGTGAAAAATTTCCAGGCCTTGGAGAAATATAGGTTTGGGCAATCCCTTGAGCATACTAGCCATTTCATTGAAAGGTTGGAGAAAGAGCTTGAAGAGTATCATCAGCACCGTGCAAAGTTTGGAAAAGGGAAAGAGGATACCTCCACTAACAATGTTAGTTTTGGCATATTACTACAATAATGCTTGATTTAGACAGAAATGTTTTAAGCAGTTTCGTTTTCTTGCCTTTCTGTTCTTTATGGAAAAACACGCGTTGATGGGCTTATGAAACAGCTCGATTGCACTAGtaaattataatgtaaaagaaataggatgagaaaaagaagaatgacTATAAgttcttacaattttaaaacaGTATATTGCTCCAATGGCCCATTTAATAGAACACATTGTAAAGTGTAGTTATTTTGTCAGGGATTGGAGAAGCAGGAATCTAATTTTGCTGGACGCCAAATGTCACATAATTGAGGCTCAGACAACCTGATCGTGTTGGCTTTGGAGGAAATGTAAGATTTGTAACCTTCATCATTTTCAACTGGTTTAAGGTCAGCATAACTTTCGCATGATGTATGAAGTGTCCATTTTAGGATTGAATCCTGATGTCACAAAGGAAAAAGTTACTGATTCCTCATAACATTACACGATAATATGTCGTTTTAAATTAATGAGTTTTATTAAGCATGTGATTTCCTCATATTTCCTTCATGTCTGACCCACCAGAATGACTGATATttgcattttttctttcaaatacaTAGAAGTATTTGTTCAGTAACATTCAATAACACCATATATCTCactatttattctatttaattaaattcagagtttttattttcattttataattttattttaattatgaaattagaaCAGCAATAATAGTACTGGTGTGACATTCTTCTCTGTCCCTCCATCTAGTCTTAATTACACTCTGGGAACACCTAATAAAAGAAGAGGTGAAGACCGTAATTTATTTGTacttatatgattttatttttcactgaTAATAAAGagtatatatatactaataaaatatatcaaagtgtgtaataaatatatattaaaataatatgcaCGAGGACAAAGACGCCTATGAGAAGGTGCGCAAATTTGTAGATGCAGGACCTGTTAGTCATTATGAGCTTGTTTTAGATTTTTGagtcaattttattaaaaagctAAAATTGTAGTAAGAATATTCTATTATAGAAATAACTTAATAATTACACTCCCATTTCTAATAAATGCAAATATTTCAGCGTCTCCCATTGTATGTTTCATtcaaatacaaaacaaattcactttataaaaacaaattacaatcaaaatactaaaaatttaaatgttatcataaaacattatatttactGACGTAATGGTAAGATATGCAATATATTTATACACAAATTATTGAAGCTGATTCTTATACCAAATTCTAGCCTTAGAAAACAAAGCACGAAAAACAAtggttaaataattttgtttggcagttgttatttattttttagttgtgcactttttttttatcagatcCCGTGACTTTGCTACAACTCAATCATGTTGAGttacttttataaaatctatataaatttatagaattccattatttcaaaaataaaaaatatttgtcaaaattAATATACCACAAACCATGATTCAAAGAACATAATCATAAGTAGcaaattattgaaaattgatCCTGTGTAGTTAATGGCATTTCCAACATAACATAACTACTGGAAtctagaatgaaaaaaattagatgaagagaagacacacacaaacaaagcattatctagaaaaataaaataacaaacatttcttttttgttcttcCAAATTTTGGTAGTCAACATACGAAATGTTGAATACAAcattatcttaatatatatttccaTAGCACATGCACATGCATTGGTAACGGTGTAAAGTGAGTGATTGATATAGAAGAAAGTGATCATGCGAGAAAAAATAGGGTCAAACAACGTGAAGTAATAGTATAATGATATCAAAGTATGAGATTTTCCAGAACATTTGAAGCAAATGCATAGTTCAGTCAACCAATGGATTCGACTAGCTATTGCTGTGCTGTGATGCCACCATTTTCGTAATCATCATGCATTCATGCTTCTACTTTGGCGTTGACTTTTATCCTTGTCAAACGAGAACTAGCTACACTACACGTTCACGTTCACAATTATTGGTATTATAAAAAGTTCTAATGATTCACGcaccaaatttattaatttgcaggaatatttttttttggggacactcagaagaagaagaagaagaagctgtGAGATATGGCGGATTCCTCACCCTCAAGTACCACAGTTTCAAGAACTGCCCTTCTCCTTTTGAGGGTCTTAacctttatctttcttttcattgCACTCATTCTCATTGCTGTAGCCAAACAAACTGATGATAACACTGGGGAAAAAATCAAGTTCAGTGATTTCTATACCTATAGGTAAGTATTCATTGCATGGTTTATATATACGTATATCAATCTTTCTCATCATTGTAAAATTTACTAAGAAATGTAAAAGTGAAATTTCGTAATTGCAGATATATGATCTCGACTATAATCATTGGATTTGTGTATAATCTGCTGCAAATGGGGTTCTCAATCTTCACTGTGGTATCAGGAAATCGTGTGTTAAGTGGTGATGGTGGTTATCTGTTTGATTTCTTTGGTGACAAGGTACGTATTTCATGTCATaacaagttttatatatatatatatatatatatatatatatatatatatatatatatatatatatattcatcaaTCTTTTCCTGTAAAATCTGATAAGATTTTAAACAAGTTTGCGTTGTGAATTTGCTTGGACAGATCATATCGTACTTTCTGATTTCTGGTTCATCTGCTGGATTTGGTTTGACAGTGGAGTTGAGAAGAGGTGCACCCTCCAACTCATTTACAGACAAGGCACACGCTTCAGCCAGTCTTCTTTTGATTGGGTTTCTGTTCACTGCCATGGCATCGACTTTCACTTCCTTTGCTTTGTCAAAGAAAACTAATAGTAGTTAGCTTAATTTAGTTAGCTTAATGCAGAAAAATATAGTGATGTATAAACTGAAAATTCTTTCTTATTCCATCCATGGTTAATCTATGgttcaatttcttttgtttgtcaCTCAATTGTGGATTTATTTTTACCTTGTCTATATATCTTTTTGACTGTACTTCTCTTTCTGAATATATGAAACTGCTGTGTTCTTTGACTTTTGAACATAGTGAATTTTTCTCGTTTCACTCTTTGCTTTGCTTCTATTCTCATCTACtcgttattaaattaaattatgctGCTATAATCACCGTTTTAacttttgaaacctcaccacaCTTTTATATCATTTCTCAAACTgacaagttttaaataaatatttcaaagtGTTATCTATCAATTGTAGGAAATTTGCTAAAATGgaccaatttttctttttaaatttattaaaatgggtaaatttaaaaaactattactTATATGGAATGTGGGAAAACATGATTTTATAAGGAAGTAGTATCTAATGTatgatcttatttttattttcaatggtCGAAGTTGTACTTTCAAATACAACTttggtaaaatattaattattaagttGTGAAATACAACTTcacttatttttaaactaaaattatgtcttcataacttcatttttttaatccgaaataaatacaatttcactttcttttaatctgtaatatatataatttaagtataaaatgaCCTGCAAAGTACTCTTAGCTTTTAGATCTTGAAAATATTTCCTTCCTCTCCTTTGCTCAAAGGGATATAGATGTAATCCTGACTTTAGAAAAAGATAcagatataataattatatattagcAAACCCACAgtatcttttatattatagaaAATGGTAACATTaacctttattatatttttctcctttaaaaataaaaaatttagttttattaatataattttatccttataaaagaaatacatgTGGATACCATAAAGTGTAGTAATAAGTGTCAAAccatctttttcctttttatataggTGTTTGGTTTGAAGACTTCATTAAACtagtaatataatatattggTTTGTAATTGAACTTACTATTATAATCGGCATATGATTGCGCTGATAAGATGAAGTGAACGTTGACTAAgctattgaatatttaaaatatgattaaaataagataacaaatgaactaaaattaaaccttgaaaatatttaagaaggaaaaagaaaatacccATCTGTATGCCATAAATAAGATATTCTTGTAATGGAAGTCCAAAAGTAAAAAACATCAATACATATACTAAAAGTCAACACTTCGAAAATATTGGTTTCTACAAAAATACCAACGACTTTAATtcagattattttaattttatttgaattttattaattagtgaCTAATTTTGTTAAAGATTCACGAATCTAAGTGTGAATGAAATATTCCGAAATCAATGTTCAGTGGTGTATTATCGACATGCTCTGCCTAATAAGGTCAAAGTCAACTAATGTGAAGAAGCAGTGTTAAGAATGATATCAAAGAATGAGATGGAGGTTTCGCAGAAAATGATAAGCAAAGAAAGATGTGATGCCAACAGTTTCAAAGTCAACCATTTACGTTTCATTCGGAATCATCAGGCATCAACTTGGCTATTGACTTTATCCTTATAACACTGAGTAAACGATCAGAATTACAGAACACGTACGTTGTTCATCAATCTCGGTGTTATAAAAAGGTCAAAAACTGCACCTAAATTATTCAGAAACAAGGTTTTGTTTTGAGACATACTAGGAAAATGCCTGAGACGGTCGTGAATACCACACCCT
Coding sequences within:
- the LOC106758502 gene encoding CASP-like protein 4D1, translated to MADSSPSSTTVSRTALLLLRVLTFIFLFIALILIAVAKQTDDNTGEKIKFSDFYTYRYMISTIIIGFVYNLLQMGFSIFTVVSGNRVLSGDGGYLFDFFGDKIISYFLISGSSAGFGLTVELRRGAPSNSFTDKAHASASLLLIGFLFTAMASTFTSFALSKKTNSS
- the LOC106758552 gene encoding CRM-domain containing factor CFM2, chloroplastic isoform X2, producing the protein MLQLLCHPLPRLHISGLLLMQQPNIFGRQGILGSWLPARYINNESVELKTDNDVVRFSLDKSDDIDSTKKSQKNKKVKMSKKAKVNELRFYRLKAKKKMNSPNPEIRIRYKLEKAKRKEAWLIEKLRKYDVPKPPPETFDPEILTEEERHYLKRTGDKKKHYVPVGRRGVFGGVVLNMHLHWKNHETVKVTCKPCKPGQVHEYAEELARLSKGIVIDIKPNNTIIFYRGKNYAQPEVMSPPNTLSKAKALEKYRFGQSLEHTSHFIERLEKELEEYHQHRAKFGKGKEDTSTNNGLEKQESNFAGRQMSHN
- the LOC106758552 gene encoding CRM-domain containing factor CFM2, chloroplastic isoform X1, producing the protein MTFYSKLISELGRGPLATNKLQRDCLFWLCCLVKHAPTIVSSPTKASYFRSFKSHNHECMHQRTYRTLRNLSGVPSLSSWSGLLLMQQPNIFGRQGILGSWLPARYINNESVELKTDNDVVRFSLDKSDDIDSTKKSQKNKKVKMSKKAKVNELRFYRLKAKKKMNSPNPEIRIRYKLEKAKRKEAWLIEKLRKYDVPKPPPETFDPEILTEEERHYLKRTGDKKKHYVPVGRRGVFGGVVLNMHLHWKNHETVKVTCKPCKPGQVHEYAEELARLSKGIVIDIKPNNTIIFYRGKNYAQPEVMSPPNTLSKAKALEKYRFGQSLEHTSHFIERLEKELEEYHQHRAKFGKGKEDTSTNNGLEKQESNFAGRQMSHN